In a genomic window of Enterobacter asburiae:
- the fldA gene encoding flavodoxin FldA, which translates to MAELRHHTIKFQEVILLMAIIGIFFGSDTGNTENIAKNIQKQLGKDVADVHDIAKSSKEDLEGYDILLLGIPTWYYGEAQCDWDDFFPTLEEVDFNGKLVALFGCGDQEDYAEYFCDALGTIRDIIEPNGAVIVGHWPTAGYHFEASKGLADDDHFVGLAIDEDRQPELTAERVEKWVKQIREELHLDDILNA; encoded by the coding sequence GTGGCCGAATTGCGCCACCATACCATTAAGTTTCAAGAGGTTATTTTACTCATGGCAATCATCGGCATTTTCTTCGGCAGTGATACCGGCAATACCGAAAATATCGCAAAAAACATTCAGAAACAGCTCGGTAAAGACGTTGCTGATGTGCATGACATCGCCAAGAGCAGCAAAGAAGATCTCGAGGGCTATGACATTCTGCTGCTGGGTATTCCAACCTGGTACTACGGTGAAGCCCAGTGCGACTGGGACGATTTCTTCCCGACGCTGGAAGAGGTGGACTTCAACGGGAAGCTGGTCGCACTGTTTGGCTGTGGCGATCAGGAAGACTATGCCGAGTACTTCTGTGACGCGCTGGGGACGATTCGCGACATCATTGAGCCGAATGGCGCGGTTATTGTTGGTCACTGGCCGACTGCCGGTTACCACTTCGAAGCCTCTAAAGGCCTGGCCGATGACGATCATTTTGTCGGTCTGGCCATTGACGAAGACCGTCAGCCTGAGCTTACGGCAGAGCGTGTAGAGAAGTGGGTTAAGCAGATCCGTGAAGAACTCCACTTGGACGATATTCTCAACGCCTGA
- the nagB gene encoding glucosamine-6-phosphate deaminase has product MRLIPLATAEQVGKWAARHIVNRINAFKPTADRPFVLGLPTGGTPLTAYKALVEMHKAGQVSFKHVVTFNMDEYVGLPKEHPESYHSFMHRNFFDHVDIPAENINLLNGNAPDIDAECRQYEEKIRSYGKIHLFMGGVGNDGHIAFNEPASSLASRTRIKTLTHDTRVANSRFFDGDVNQVPKYALTVGVGTLLDAEEVMILVLGGVKAQALQAAVEGNVNHMWTISCLQLHPKSVIVCDEPSTMELKVKTLKYFNELEAENIKGL; this is encoded by the coding sequence ATGAGACTGATTCCCCTGGCAACTGCTGAACAAGTCGGTAAATGGGCCGCTCGCCATATCGTTAACCGTATTAATGCCTTCAAGCCTACTGCCGATCGTCCGTTCGTTCTTGGCCTTCCAACCGGTGGTACTCCACTGACCGCGTACAAAGCGCTGGTTGAAATGCACAAAGCGGGCCAGGTTAGCTTTAAACATGTTGTGACCTTCAACATGGACGAATATGTTGGCCTGCCAAAAGAACATCCTGAAAGCTACCATAGCTTCATGCACCGCAATTTCTTTGATCACGTTGATATCCCAGCTGAAAATATTAACCTGCTGAATGGAAATGCGCCTGATATTGACGCAGAATGCCGTCAGTACGAAGAAAAAATCCGTTCTTACGGTAAAATCCACCTGTTTATGGGTGGCGTGGGCAACGATGGGCATATCGCGTTCAACGAACCAGCCTCTTCTCTGGCTTCCCGTACCCGCATTAAAACGCTGACCCATGACACCCGCGTGGCAAACTCCCGCTTCTTTGACGGTGACGTGAACCAGGTTCCAAAATACGCCCTGACCGTTGGCGTAGGCACCCTGCTGGATGCTGAAGAGGTGATGATTCTGGTGCTGGGCGGCGTGAAAGCGCAGGCGCTCCAGGCTGCCGTTGAAGGCAACGTTAACCACATGTGGACCATCAGCTGCCTGCAGCTGCATCCTAAATCAGTCATCGTCTGCGACGAACCGTCAACGATGGAGCTGAAAGTGAAAACGCTGAAATACTTCAACGAGTTAGAAGCAGAGAACATCAAAGGTCTGTAA
- the seqA gene encoding replication initiation negative regulator SeqA, which yields MKTIEVDDELYQYIASQTRHIGESASDILRRMLKISAASQPATPVTKDVVSQPSVAAQAKPAVTPVKDKVRAMRELLLSDEYAEQKKAVNRFMLVLSTLYALDNKAFAEATESLHGRTRVYFAGDEQTLLQNGNQTKPKHVPGTPYWVITNTNTGRKCSMIEHIMQSMQFPAELIEKVCGTI from the coding sequence ATGAAAACAATCGAAGTTGATGACGAACTCTATCAGTATATTGCCAGCCAGACGCGGCATATCGGGGAGAGCGCGTCCGACATTTTACGGCGCATGCTTAAAATTTCCGCCGCTTCACAGCCTGCCACCCCAGTTACCAAAGATGTCGTGTCTCAGCCGAGCGTTGCTGCACAGGCAAAACCTGCCGTGACGCCGGTAAAAGATAAAGTGCGCGCGATGCGCGAGCTGCTGCTCTCCGACGAATATGCGGAGCAGAAAAAGGCGGTCAACCGTTTTATGCTGGTGCTGTCTACACTTTACGCCCTGGATAACAAAGCGTTTGCTGAAGCGACCGAGTCGCTGCACGGCCGTACCCGCGTCTATTTCGCGGGCGACGAGCAGACGCTGCTGCAAAATGGCAATCAAACCAAACCTAAACATGTCCCTGGCACCCCGTACTGGGTGATCACCAATACCAATACGGGCCGCAAGTGCAGCATGATTGAACACATCATGCAGTCCATGCAGTTCCCGGCGGAATTGATTGAAAAGGTTTGCGGTACAATTTAA
- the fur gene encoding ferric iron uptake transcriptional regulator, protein MTDNNTALKKAGLKVTLPRLKILEVLQGPDNHHVSAEDLYKRLIDMGEEIGLATVYRVLNQFDDAGIVTRHNFEGGKSVFELTQQHHHDHLICLDCGKVIEFSDDSIEARQREIAARHGIRLTNHSLYLYGHCAEGDCRENEHAHDTK, encoded by the coding sequence ATGACTGACAACAATACCGCATTAAAGAAGGCTGGCCTGAAAGTAACGCTTCCTCGATTAAAAATCCTCGAAGTGCTTCAGGGTCCAGACAATCACCATGTCAGTGCGGAAGACCTTTATAAACGTCTTATCGACATGGGTGAAGAGATTGGGCTGGCCACCGTTTATCGCGTGCTGAACCAGTTTGATGACGCGGGCATTGTTACCCGTCATAATTTCGAAGGCGGTAAATCTGTATTCGAACTGACCCAGCAGCATCACCACGATCACCTGATCTGCCTCGATTGCGGCAAGGTCATTGAATTTAGCGATGATTCCATCGAAGCGCGTCAGCGTGAAATCGCAGCTCGTCACGGCATTCGCCTGACCAACCACAGCCTGTACCTTTACGGTCACTGCGCTGAAGGGGATTGCCGCGAGAATGAACACGCTCACGACACAAAATAA
- the ybfE gene encoding LexA regulated protein: MAKEQTDRTTLDLFANERRPGRPKTNPLSRDEQLRINKRNQLKRDKNRGLKRVELKLNADAVDALNELAEARNISRSELIEEMLIAQLETLRSQA, translated from the coding sequence ATGGCCAAAGAACAAACGGACCGTACGACACTAGATCTGTTCGCGAATGAGCGTCGACCGGGACGACCGAAAACGAATCCGCTTTCGCGCGATGAACAGCTGCGTATCAATAAACGCAATCAGCTTAAACGCGATAAAAATCGTGGGCTTAAGCGTGTCGAACTGAAGCTCAACGCTGACGCTGTCGATGCGCTTAACGAGCTGGCCGAGGCGCGTAATATCAGCCGCAGCGAGCTTATTGAAGAGATGCTCATCGCTCAGCTTGAGACGCTTCGCAGCCAGGCATAA
- the ybfF gene encoding esterase, producing MKLNTRAQTAQSPNNNSPIVLVHGLFGCLDNLGVLARDLVTDHDILQVDMRNHGLSGRSDEMTYAAMAQDLLDTLDAHNLQKVTLIGHSMGGKAVMALTALAPERISGLVVIDVAPVDYDVRRHDEIFAAINAVTAAGVSTRQQAATVMREHLDEEGVVQFLLKSFVDGQWRFNVPVLWDQYNNIVGWETVPTWPHPALFIRGGHSPYITDAYRDTLLAQFPQARAHVIAGAGHWVHAEKPDAVLRAIRRYLADTAN from the coding sequence ATGAAATTGAATACCCGAGCGCAAACTGCACAATCGCCGAACAATAATTCCCCCATCGTGCTGGTTCATGGACTTTTTGGCTGCCTGGATAACCTGGGCGTGCTGGCCCGCGATTTGGTCACCGATCACGATATTCTACAGGTTGATATGCGCAATCACGGGCTTTCCGGCCGCTCAGACGAAATGACCTATGCGGCAATGGCGCAGGATCTGCTGGATACGCTTGATGCGCACAATCTGCAGAAGGTGACCCTCATCGGGCATTCAATGGGCGGTAAAGCGGTTATGGCGCTCACCGCGCTGGCGCCAGAACGCATTTCCGGGCTTGTGGTCATTGATGTTGCCCCTGTGGACTACGACGTTCGACGTCATGATGAGATTTTCGCAGCAATTAATGCTGTAACGGCAGCTGGCGTTTCCACACGTCAGCAGGCGGCAACGGTTATGCGTGAACATCTTGATGAAGAAGGCGTGGTGCAGTTCCTTTTGAAGTCGTTTGTTGACGGGCAATGGCGTTTTAACGTGCCGGTGCTGTGGGACCAGTACAACAACATCGTGGGCTGGGAAACCGTCCCCACCTGGCCGCACCCTGCTCTCTTTATTCGCGGCGGCCACTCTCCTTATATTACCGACGCTTACCGCGACACGCTGCTGGCACAGTTCCCGCAGGCGCGCGCCCACGTGATTGCCGGGGCCGGGCACTGGGTTCACGCCGAAAAACCTGACGCTGTACTGCGCGCTATCCGCCGCTATCTCGCTGATACTGCAAATTGA
- the chiP gene encoding chitoporin — translation MRTFSGKRSALALAIAGVTAMSGLVVAPEAKAAGFIEDSTLTGGIYYWQRERDRKDVTEDKYKTNLSHSTWNANLDFQSGYAADMFGLDIAAFTAIEMAENGDSGHPNEIAFSSSNKAYDEDWSGDKSGISLYKAAAKFKYGPVWARGGYIQPTGQTLLAPHWSFMPGTYQGAEAGANFDYGDAGALSFSYMWTNEYKAPWHIEMDKFYQNDKKTKVDYLHSLGAKYDFKNDLVLEAAFGQAEGYIDQYFAKASYKFDIAGSPLSTSYQFYGTRDKVSDGSVNDIYNGTAWLQALTFGYKVGQVDLRLEGTWVKAEGQQGYFLQRMTPTYASSNGRLDIWWDNRSDFNADGEKAVFFGAMYDLKNWNLPGWAVGASYAYAWDAKPADMATPDAYYDPNYRLKESSYSLDAIYTLQDGRAKGTMFKLHFTQYDNHSDIPSYAGGYGNIFQDERDVKFMVIAPFTIF, via the coding sequence ATGCGTACGTTCAGTGGCAAACGTAGTGCGCTGGCGCTGGCTATTGCCGGTGTGACAGCAATGTCGGGCCTGGTGGTGGCACCAGAGGCGAAAGCAGCAGGTTTCATCGAAGATTCTACCCTCACTGGCGGTATTTATTACTGGCAGCGTGAACGTGACCGTAAAGATGTCACAGAAGATAAATACAAAACCAACCTCTCTCACTCCACCTGGAACGCCAACCTGGACTTCCAGTCAGGCTATGCCGCTGATATGTTCGGTCTGGATATTGCCGCATTTACCGCAATCGAAATGGCGGAAAACGGCGACAGCGGCCACCCGAACGAAATTGCCTTCTCCTCCAGCAATAAAGCCTATGACGAAGACTGGTCCGGAGATAAAAGCGGTATCAGCCTTTATAAGGCTGCAGCGAAATTTAAATACGGCCCGGTCTGGGCGCGCGGGGGCTATATTCAGCCAACCGGCCAGACGCTGTTAGCGCCGCACTGGAGCTTTATGCCTGGTACCTATCAGGGTGCAGAAGCCGGGGCTAACTTTGACTACGGTGACGCAGGTGCGTTGAGCTTCTCCTATATGTGGACCAACGAGTACAAAGCACCGTGGCACATCGAAATGGATAAGTTCTACCAGAACGATAAGAAAACCAAAGTCGATTACCTCCACTCGCTGGGCGCGAAGTACGACTTTAAAAACGATCTGGTTCTGGAAGCCGCATTTGGTCAGGCGGAAGGCTATATCGATCAGTATTTTGCTAAAGCCAGCTACAAATTTGATATCGCCGGTAGCCCGCTGAGCACCAGCTACCAGTTCTACGGTACGCGCGATAAGGTCAGCGATGGCAGCGTAAATGACATTTATAACGGCACCGCGTGGCTTCAGGCGCTGACCTTCGGCTACAAAGTCGGTCAGGTTGATTTGCGTCTGGAAGGGACATGGGTGAAGGCGGAAGGGCAGCAGGGCTACTTCCTGCAGCGTATGACCCCGACCTATGCATCATCCAACGGTCGTCTGGATATCTGGTGGGATAACCGCTCCGACTTCAACGCCGACGGCGAGAAAGCGGTCTTCTTCGGCGCCATGTATGACCTGAAAAACTGGAACCTGCCTGGCTGGGCGGTGGGTGCTTCTTACGCATACGCCTGGGACGCAAAACCAGCAGACATGGCGACGCCGGATGCCTACTACGATCCAAACTATCGTCTGAAAGAGTCCTCCTACAGCCTGGATGCTATCTATACCCTGCAGGATGGCCGCGCGAAAGGCACGATGTTCAAGCTGCACTTCACCCAGTATGACAACCACTCCGATATTCCAAGCTATGCGGGCGGTTACGGCAACATCTTCCAGGATGAACGTGACGTCAAATTCATGGTTATCGCCCCATTCACCATCTTCTGA
- the nagE gene encoding PTS N-acetyl glucosamine transporter subunit IIABC: MNILGFFQRLGRALQLPIAVLPVAALLLRFGQPDLLNVPFIAQAGGAIFDNLALIFAIGVASSWSKDSAGAAALAGAVGYFILTKAMVTINPEINMGVLAGIITGLVGGAVYNRWANIKLPDFLSFFGGKRFVPIATGFFCLVLAAIFGYVWPPVQHAIHAGGEWIVSAGAMGAGIFGFINRLLIPTGLHQVLNTIAWFQIGEFTNAAGTVFHGDINRFYAGDGTAGMFMSGFFPIMMFGLPGAALAMYLAAPKARRPMVGGMLLSVAITAFLTGVTEPLEFLFMFLAPLLYLMHAILTGISLFVATLLGIHAGFSFSAGAIDYVLMYNLPAASSNVWMLVVMGLIFFVIYFVLFSAVIRMFNLKTPGREDTKENVVTSEANSNTEEGLTQLATSYIAAVGGTDNLKAIDACITRLRLTVGDSARVSDAMCKRLGASGVVKLNKQTIQVIVGAKAESIGDEMKKVVARGPVAAASTDSAPVSEAPVAKPQAVPNAVTIAALVSPVTGDVVALEQVPDEAFASKAVGDGVAVKPTDKTVVSPAAGTIVKIFNTNHAFCLETEKGAEIVVHMGIDTVALNGQGFTRLVEEGAEVVAGQPILEMDLDFLNANARSMISPVVCSNIDDFSGLVIQAKGQVVAGQTPLYEIKGK; this comes from the coding sequence ATGAATATTTTAGGTTTTTTCCAGCGCCTCGGTAGGGCTTTGCAGCTCCCTATCGCCGTGCTACCGGTTGCAGCATTACTGTTGCGATTCGGGCAACCCGATCTTCTTAATGTGCCGTTCATTGCTCAGGCAGGCGGCGCTATTTTTGATAACCTGGCGCTGATATTCGCCATCGGCGTCGCGTCCAGTTGGTCAAAAGACAGTGCAGGGGCTGCGGCTCTGGCAGGCGCAGTCGGTTATTTCATCCTGACGAAAGCGATGGTAACCATTAACCCTGAAATCAATATGGGCGTGCTGGCGGGTATCATTACCGGTCTGGTTGGCGGCGCCGTGTATAACCGCTGGGCAAATATTAAGCTTCCTGATTTCCTGAGTTTCTTCGGTGGAAAACGTTTCGTTCCGATCGCGACGGGCTTCTTCTGTCTGGTTCTGGCAGCGATCTTTGGCTACGTTTGGCCGCCGGTGCAGCATGCCATTCATGCGGGCGGCGAGTGGATCGTTTCTGCGGGTGCGATGGGCGCAGGTATCTTCGGTTTCATTAACCGTCTGCTGATCCCTACAGGCCTGCATCAGGTGCTGAATACCATCGCATGGTTCCAGATTGGTGAGTTTACCAATGCGGCGGGCACAGTTTTCCACGGCGACATCAACCGCTTCTACGCGGGTGACGGCACCGCGGGCATGTTTATGTCCGGTTTCTTCCCAATTATGATGTTTGGTCTGCCTGGTGCTGCGCTTGCTATGTACCTGGCCGCGCCAAAAGCGCGTCGTCCGATGGTTGGCGGCATGCTGCTGTCTGTTGCGATTACCGCTTTCCTGACCGGTGTTACCGAGCCACTGGAATTCCTGTTCATGTTCCTGGCTCCGCTGCTGTACCTCATGCACGCAATCCTGACCGGTATCAGCCTGTTCGTTGCCACCCTTCTGGGTATCCATGCGGGCTTCTCCTTCTCCGCAGGCGCCATTGACTACGTGTTGATGTACAACCTGCCGGCGGCAAGCAGCAACGTCTGGATGCTGGTGGTGATGGGCCTGATCTTCTTCGTTATCTACTTCGTTCTGTTCAGCGCGGTGATTCGTATGTTTAACCTGAAAACGCCGGGCCGCGAAGATACGAAAGAAAATGTTGTTACCAGTGAAGCAAACAGCAATACCGAAGAAGGTTTAACCCAGCTGGCGACCAGCTACATTGCCGCAGTCGGCGGTACCGACAACCTGAAAGCGATTGACGCTTGTATTACTCGTCTGCGTCTGACCGTGGGTGATTCCGCGCGCGTGAGCGATGCGATGTGTAAACGCCTGGGCGCGTCTGGTGTGGTGAAACTGAATAAGCAAACCATCCAGGTTATCGTGGGTGCGAAAGCTGAATCTATCGGCGATGAAATGAAAAAAGTGGTTGCCCGTGGGCCGGTTGCTGCCGCCTCAACGGATAGCGCTCCAGTATCTGAAGCGCCGGTTGCAAAACCGCAGGCCGTGCCAAATGCGGTGACTATCGCTGCGCTGGTGTCCCCGGTCACCGGTGACGTGGTTGCGCTTGAGCAGGTGCCTGACGAAGCGTTCGCCAGCAAAGCGGTTGGTGACGGCGTGGCGGTGAAACCAACGGACAAAACCGTTGTGTCTCCGGCGGCCGGTACCATCGTGAAAATCTTCAACACCAACCACGCATTCTGCCTCGAAACCGAAAAAGGCGCGGAGATCGTTGTCCATATGGGTATCGATACCGTTGCGCTGAACGGTCAGGGCTTTACTCGCCTGGTAGAAGAGGGCGCTGAAGTGGTGGCGGGTCAGCCGATTCTGGAAATGGATCTGGACTTCCTGAACGCCAACGCGCGCTCCATGATTAGCCCGGTCGTTTGCAGCAACATTGATGACTTCAGCGGCCTGGTCATTCAGGCGAAAGGTCAGGTTGTTGCAGGCCAAACACCGCTGTATGAGATTAAAGGCAAGTAA
- the glnS gene encoding glutamine--tRNA ligase, with amino-acid sequence MSEAEARPSNFIRQIIDEDLASGKHTTVHTRFPPEPNGYLHIGHAKSICLNFGIAQDYQGQCNLRFDDTNPVKEDIEYVESIKNDVQWLGFNWSGDICYSSDYFDQLYAYAVELINKGLAYVDELSADEIREYRGTLTAPGKNSPFRDRSVEENLALFEKMRAGGFEEGKACLRAKIDMASPFIVMRDPVLYRIKFAEHHQTGNKWCIYPMYDFTHCISDALEGITHSLCTLEFQDNRRLYDWVLDNITIPVHPRQYEFSRLNLEYTVMSKRKLNLLVTDKHVEGWDDPRMPTISGLRRRGYTAASIREFCKRIGVTKQDNTIEMASLESCIREDLNENAPRAMAVIDPVKLVIENYPQGGSELVSMPNHPNKPEMGSRDVPFSGKIWIDRADFREEANKQYKRLVLGKEVRLRNAYVIKAERVEKDAEGNITTIFCSYDAETLSKDPADGRKVKGVIHWVSASHALPVEIRLYDRLFSVPNPGAAEDFLATINPESLVIKQGYAEPSLKAAEAGKAFQFEREGYFCLDSRYSTAEKPVFNRTVGLRDTWTKIGE; translated from the coding sequence ATGAGTGAGGCAGAAGCCCGCCCGAGTAACTTTATTCGTCAGATCATCGATGAAGATCTGGCCAGTGGTAAGCACACCACGGTACATACGCGTTTCCCGCCGGAGCCGAACGGCTACCTGCACATTGGTCACGCGAAATCGATCTGCCTGAACTTTGGTATTGCGCAAGATTACCAGGGGCAGTGCAACCTGCGTTTCGATGACACCAACCCAGTAAAAGAAGACATCGAATACGTTGAGTCCATTAAAAACGACGTGCAATGGCTGGGCTTCAACTGGTCTGGCGATATCTGCTACTCCTCTGACTATTTTGATCAGCTGTATGCCTACGCGGTGGAGCTGATCAATAAAGGTCTGGCATACGTCGACGAACTGTCTGCTGACGAAATCCGCGAGTATCGCGGTACGCTGACTGCGCCAGGTAAAAACAGCCCGTTCCGCGATCGCAGCGTGGAAGAGAACCTGGCGCTGTTTGAAAAAATGCGTGCCGGTGGCTTCGAAGAAGGCAAAGCGTGCCTGCGCGCCAAAATCGACATGGCGTCTCCGTTCATCGTGATGCGCGACCCGGTGCTGTACCGCATTAAATTTGCGGAACACCACCAGACCGGCAACAAGTGGTGCATCTACCCGATGTACGACTTCACCCACTGCATTAGCGATGCGCTGGAAGGCATTACGCACTCCCTGTGTACGCTGGAGTTCCAGGACAACCGTCGTCTGTACGACTGGGTGCTGGATAACATCACCATTCCTGTGCATCCGCGTCAGTACGAGTTCTCTCGTCTGAATCTGGAATACACCGTGATGTCCAAGCGTAAGCTGAACCTGCTGGTAACAGACAAGCACGTTGAGGGTTGGGACGATCCGCGTATGCCAACCATCTCTGGTCTGCGCCGTCGTGGTTACACTGCCGCCTCTATTCGTGAGTTCTGCAAACGTATTGGCGTGACCAAGCAGGACAACACCATCGAAATGGCGTCTCTGGAATCCTGCATTCGTGAAGATCTCAACGAAAACGCCCCGCGCGCGATGGCCGTTATCGATCCGGTGAAACTGGTTATCGAAAACTACCCGCAGGGTGGAAGCGAGCTGGTCTCCATGCCTAACCATCCGAACAAACCGGAAATGGGAAGCCGCGACGTGCCGTTCAGCGGTAAAATCTGGATCGATCGTGCTGACTTCCGTGAAGAAGCCAATAAGCAGTACAAACGTCTGGTGCTGGGTAAAGAAGTGCGCCTGCGTAACGCCTACGTCATCAAAGCCGAGCGCGTAGAGAAAGATGCAGAAGGCAACATCACCACCATCTTCTGTTCGTACGATGCAGAGACGCTGAGCAAAGATCCGGCAGATGGCCGCAAGGTGAAAGGCGTGATCCACTGGGTGAGCGCTTCCCACGCGCTGCCGGTAGAAATTCGTCTGTACGATCGTCTGTTTAGCGTGCCTAACCCGGGTGCAGCTGAAGACTTCCTGGCGACTATCAACCCGGAATCTTTGGTGATCAAACAGGGTTACGCGGAGCCGTCGCTGAAAGCGGCTGAAGCGGGCAAAGCGTTCCAGTTTGAACGTGAAGGTTACTTCTGCCTGGACAGCCGTTACAGCACGGCAGAAAAGCCGGTATTTAACCGTACCGTAGGTCTGCGTGATACCTGGACGAAGATCGGCGAATAA
- the nagA gene encoding N-acetylglucosamine-6-phosphate deacetylase, whose protein sequence is MYALTHGRIYTGHEILDDHAIVIANGLIERVCPLAELPPEIEQRSLNGAVISPGFIDVQLNGCGGVQFNDTAEAVTVETLEIMQKANEKSGCTSYLPTLITSSDDLMKQGIRVMREYLAKHPNQALGLHLEGPWLNIVKKGTHNPDYVRKPDAELVDYMCANADVIAKVTLAPEMTGTEVISKLAAAGIVVSAGHSNATLKEAKAGFRAGITFATHLYNAMPYITGREPGLVGAILDEPDVYCGIIADGMHVDYTNIRNAKRLKGDKLCLVTDATAPAGANIEQFIFAGKTIYYRNGLCVDENGTLSGSSLTMIEGVRNLVEHCGIALDEVLRMATLYPARAIGVDKQLGGIAPGMVANLTAFTHDYKIIKTIVNGNEVVTE, encoded by the coding sequence ATGTACGCTTTAACCCACGGTCGGATTTATACCGGCCATGAAATTCTGGATGACCATGCGATTGTTATCGCCAATGGCCTGATTGAACGTGTTTGTCCGCTGGCAGAGCTGCCGCCGGAGATTGAACAGCGCTCACTCAATGGAGCAGTAATCTCCCCCGGTTTCATCGACGTACAGCTGAACGGCTGCGGCGGCGTGCAATTCAACGACACCGCCGAGGCGGTGACGGTTGAAACGCTGGAAATCATGCAGAAAGCTAACGAGAAATCAGGCTGCACCAGCTATCTGCCGACGCTCATCACCAGCAGTGATGACCTGATGAAACAGGGTATCCGCGTGATGCGCGAATACCTGGCGAAACACCCGAATCAGGCGCTGGGTCTGCACCTGGAAGGACCATGGCTGAATATAGTGAAGAAAGGCACGCATAATCCGGATTACGTGCGCAAGCCTGATGCTGAACTGGTCGACTACATGTGTGCCAACGCTGATGTAATCGCTAAAGTGACGCTGGCGCCTGAAATGACCGGCACTGAGGTCATCAGCAAACTGGCTGCCGCCGGGATTGTGGTTTCCGCAGGCCACTCAAACGCCACGCTGAAAGAAGCCAAAGCGGGCTTCCGTGCGGGTATTACCTTTGCCACGCACCTTTACAACGCCATGCCGTATATTACCGGCCGTGAACCGGGTCTGGTCGGAGCGATTCTCGACGAACCAGACGTCTACTGCGGCATTATCGCTGATGGTATGCACGTTGATTACACCAACATTCGCAATGCCAAGCGGCTGAAAGGTGACAAGCTCTGCCTGGTCACCGATGCCACTGCGCCAGCAGGTGCAAATATTGAGCAGTTCATTTTTGCCGGTAAAACAATATACTACCGCAACGGACTGTGTGTGGATGAAAACGGTACGCTGAGTGGATCCTCTTTGACCATGATTGAAGGGGTGCGTAATCTGGTTGAGCATTGCGGGATTGCGCTTGATGAAGTCCTGCGTATGGCCACCCTTTATCCGGCTCGCGCCATCGGCGTGGATAAACAGCTTGGCGGAATTGCACCAGGTATGGTTGCAAACCTGACGGCATTCACACACGATTATAAAATTATTAAGACCATCGTTAATGGTAACGAGGTCGTCACTGAGTAA